In Molothrus aeneus isolate 106 chromosome 4, BPBGC_Maene_1.0, whole genome shotgun sequence, the following are encoded in one genomic region:
- the SLC10A4 gene encoding sodium/bile acid cotransporter 4 gives MASSAQPPAAAGGGGPDGGSLAGGGETFGDRSLSQGLSVLVGLGLCVTMLGLGCAVELGQLGQQLRRPVGLLLALLGQFVAMPLLAFLLALIFALDEVAAVAVLLCGCCPGGNLSNLMSVLVDGDMNLSIIMTASSTLLALFLMPLCLWIYSRHWINTAVVQLLPLGAVSLTLGSTLLPIGLGVLIRYRHPRAADLLVKISLWSLLVTLVVLFILTGTMLGPDLLAQIPASVYAIAVLMPLAGYALGYGLATVFKMPPHCRRTVSLETGCQNVQLCTAILKLTFSPELIGSMYMFPLLYALFQSAEAGLFVLAYKMYGKDSYKQDALGEEEDTDISYKKLKEEEVADTSYGTVTTEDHNSIQMEPTQTAL, from the exons ATGGCCAGCTCCGCGCAgcccccggcggcggcggggggcggcggcccCGACGGCGGGTCCCTGGCGGGGGGCGGCGAGACCTTCGGCGACCGCTCCCTCAGCCAGGGCCTGAGcgtgctggtggggctggggctctgcgTGAccatgctggggctgggctgcgcCGTGGAGCTGGGGCaactggggcagcagctccggCGGCccgtggggctgctgctggcgctgctgggACAATTCGTGGCCATGCCGCTGCTGGCCTTCCTCCTCGCCCTCATCTTCGCCCTGGACGAGGTGGCGGCCGTGGCTGTACTGCTGTGCGGCTGCTGCCCCGGGGGCAACCTCTCCAACCTCATGTCCGTGCTCGTCGACGGGGATATGAATCTGAG CATTATCATGACGGCCTCCTCCACGCTGCTGGCCCTCTTCCTGATGCCACTCTGCCTCTGGATCTACAGCCGCCACTGGATCAACACGGCcgtggtgcagctgctgcccctgggggcGGTGAGCCTGACGCTGGGCAGCACCCTGCTGCCCATCGGCCTGGGGGTGCTCATCCGCTACCGGCACCCCCGCGCCGCCGACCTCCTGGTCAAG ATTTCCCTGTGGTCCCTCTTGGTGACTCTGGTGGTCCTGTTCATCCTgactgggaccatgctgggcCCAGATCTGTTGGCACAGATTCCTGCGTCTGTCTACGCCATTGCAGTGCTGATGCCTCTGGCAGGGTATGCCCTGGGATACGGCTTAGCCACAGTCTTTAAAATGCCCCCACACTGCAGGAGAACAGTATCTTTGGAAACAGGGTGCCAAAACGTCCAGCTCTGCACCGCCATCCTAAAACTCACCTTCTCCCCGGAGCTCATAGGGAGCATGTACATGTTTCCGTTGCTTTATGCGCTTTTTCAGTCAGCAGAAGCGGGACTGTTTGTGCTGGCATACAAGATGTACGGAAAAGACAGCTACAAGCAAGATGCACTTGGTGAAGAGGAAGACACAGATATTTCCTACAAGAAGCTGAAGGAAGAGGAGGTAGCTGATACTTCATATGGCACAGTGACCACAGAGGACCACAACTCCATTCAGATGGAGCCGACTCAGACGGCGCTTTAG